A single Osmerus mordax isolate fOsmMor3 chromosome 7, fOsmMor3.pri, whole genome shotgun sequence DNA region contains:
- the LOC136945712 gene encoding cysteine and glycine-rich protein 1-like, translating to MPLGGGNKCGCCQKTVYFAEEVQCEGRSFHRSCFLCLVCRKNLDSTTVAVHMDEIYCKACYGKKYGPKGYGYGQGAGTLSMDKGESLGITHAEPAPHQPTNNPNPSKLAQRFGGSDVCPRCSKAVYAAEKVVGAGNAWHKSCFRCAKCGKGLESTTLADKDGEIYCKGCYAKNFGPKGFGYGQGAGALAHAQ from the exons ATGCCATTGGGTGGAGGCAACAAGTGTGGCTGCTGCCAGAAGACGGTGTATTTTGCCGAAGAAGTACAAtgtgaggggcggagcttccaCAGATCCTGCTTCCTGTGCT TGGTGTGCCGGAAGAACCTGGACAGTACTACAGTGGCCGTTCACATGGATGAGATTTACTGCAAGGCCTGCTATGGCAAAAAGTATGGTCCCAAAGGCTACGGCTATGGCCAGGGAGCTGGGACCCTGTCGATGGATAAGGGGGAGTCACTGGGCATCACCCACGCTGA GCCAGCCCCTCACCAACCCACCAACAACCCAAACCCCTCGAAATTGGCTCAGAGGTTTGGAGGGTCCGACGTGTGTCCTCGCTGCAGCAAGGCTGTCTATGCTGCTGAGAAGGTGGTGGGGGCTGGGAAC GCCTGGCATAAAAGCTGTTTCCGCTGTGCCAAGTGTGGGAAAGGCCTGGAGTCTACCACTTTAGCTGACAAGGACGGAGAAATCTACTGCAAAG gGTGTTATGCCAAGAACTTTGGCCCCAAGGGCTTTGGCTATGGACAGGGTGCTGGCGCACTTGCACATGCTCAGTAG
- the LOC136945449 gene encoding putative nuclease HARBI1 isoform X1 has product MATRAAYFSPSEAQILMEAYEEVKDIIKKKGNTATVIKQREKAWQSIADRLNALNMNGPKRTWQQVKIKYKNILQNAVKKNTHRQGTGGGSPKADLTPAEDMALELNKGRPVLEGIPGGKETSIGSSQDATRFIQVSGSTVFLLEPPAQAPDDADPGEGPSAAATAHDGDDDEEETISLDSRRHEDPDAIQWENQPGNISSQAIRKLYGNHLRRQIELADIDIQYKKKKMENLALESEIKKRTIRKLDLEIKKLERELQEDDTADDHLYERYRFSADGIRYLCRLLGPRIKHRTARSHALSVEQMVCVALRFFASGAFLYSVGDAEQLNKATICRTIRSVCLAIKALADVFISFPGHRRLCDIKEEFYRIAGFPNVIGAVDCTHIRIKAPSGAHEADFVNRKSFHSINVQMVCNADCVISNVVAKWPGSVHDSRIFRASEIYQCLSQGEFSGVLLGDRGYGCQPFLLTPFTDPQEAQQAYNHAHARTRARVEMTFGLLKARFHCLHKLRVSPVRACDITVACAVLHNVACLRKERAPRVPPAMDWDNPAIFPDDDSGRLLRDQYVLNYFS; this is encoded by the exons atggcaactagagccgcgtacttttccccgtcggaagcacaaatcctcatggaggcatacgaggaggtaaaagatataattaagaagaaaggcaacaccgccacagtgataaagcaaagagaaaaagcgtggcaaagtattgcagaccgcctgaatgc attaaacatgaacgggccaaaacggacatggcagcaggtcaaaatcaaatacaagaacattctgcagaatg cagtgaaaaagaatacccacagacaaggcacgggtggtgggtcaccaaaggctgaccttaccccagcagaggacatggccttggagctaaataaaggcaggcccgtcttagaggggatccctggggggaaagagacgagcataggttcctcccaagatgccacccgcttcattcaag tgtctggcagcactgtgttcctgttagagccaccagcacaagcaccagacgatgctgatcca ggtgaaggccccagtgcagcagcaacagcacatgatggagacgatgatgaggaggagaccatctctctggattccagaaggcatgag gacccagatgctatacagtgggaaaaccagcctggcaacata agctcacaagctatcagaaagttgtatggcaaccacctccggcgccaaatagaactggcagacatagacattcagtacaagaagaaaaagatggaaaatcttgcactggagtccgaaataaaaaagaggacaattaggaaactggaccttgaaataaaaaaacttgagagggag ctccaagaagatgacacag ctgatgaccatctatatgaaagatacaggttttctgcagatggcatcaggtatctatgcagactactgggtcccaggattaagcaccgcactgcacggagccatgcactgagtgtggagcaaatggtttgtgtggccttgcgcttttttgctagtggagccttcctgtactcagtgggggatgcagaacagctgaacaaggccacaatttgccgcacaataaggagtgtgtgtctggctatcaaagcattagcagatgtcttcatctccttccctggccacagaagactctgtgacatcaaagaggagttctataggattgcag gtttccccaatgtcattggtgcagtggactgcacacacataaggataaaagccccctcaggtgcccatgaggccgattttgtgaataggaaatcctttcacagcattaatgttcag atggtctgcaatgctgactgtgtgatcagcaatgttgtggcaaaatggcctggctcagtccatgactccagaatctttcgggcctctgaaatctatcagtgcctatcacaag gtgaattctctggtgtgttgctgggagacagggggtatggctgccagccttttctcctgacacctttcacagacccccaggaagcacagcaggcctacaaccatgcccatgccaggaccagggccagagttgaaatgacctttggcctcctgaaggcacgctttcactgccttcacaaattaagggtcagccctgttagggcatgtgatattactgtggcttgtgctgtcctccacaatgtggcctgcctgaggaaggagagggcccccagagtgccaccagccatggactgggacaatccggcaatcttccctgatgacgacagtggtcggctgctgagggaccaatatgtgttgaattattttagttag
- the LOC136945449 gene encoding uncharacterized protein isoform X3, with product MATRAAYFSPSEAQILMEAYEEVKDIIKKKGNTATVIKQREKAWQSIADRLNALNMNGPKRTWQQVKIKYKNILQNAVKKNTHRQGTGGGSPKADLTPAEDMALELNKGRPVLEGIPGGKETSIGSSQDATRFIQVSGSTVFLLEPPAQAPDDADPGEGPSAAATAHDGDDDEEETISLDSRRHEDPDAIQWENQPGNISSQAIRKLYGNHLRRQIELADIDIQYKKKKMENLALESEIKKRTIRKLDLEIKKLERELQEDDTADDHLYERYRFSADGISGAFLYSVGDAEQLNKATICRTIRSVCLAIKALADVFISFPGHRRLCDIKEEFYRIAGFPNVIGAVDCTHIRIKAPSGAHEADFVNRKSFHSINVQMVCNADCVISNVVAKWPGSVHDSRIFRASEIYQCLSQGEFSGVLLGDRGYGCQPFLLTPFTDPQEAQQAYNHAHARTRARVEMTFGLLKARFHCLHKLRVSPVRACDITVACAVLHNVACLRKERAPRVPPAMDWDNPAIFPDDDSGRLLRDQYVLNYFS from the exons atggcaactagagccgcgtacttttccccgtcggaagcacaaatcctcatggaggcatacgaggaggtaaaagatataattaagaagaaaggcaacaccgccacagtgataaagcaaagagaaaaagcgtggcaaagtattgcagaccgcctgaatgc attaaacatgaacgggccaaaacggacatggcagcaggtcaaaatcaaatacaagaacattctgcagaatg cagtgaaaaagaatacccacagacaaggcacgggtggtgggtcaccaaaggctgaccttaccccagcagaggacatggccttggagctaaataaaggcaggcccgtcttagaggggatccctggggggaaagagacgagcataggttcctcccaagatgccacccgcttcattcaag tgtctggcagcactgtgttcctgttagagccaccagcacaagcaccagacgatgctgatcca ggtgaaggccccagtgcagcagcaacagcacatgatggagacgatgatgaggaggagaccatctctctggattccagaaggcatgag gacccagatgctatacagtgggaaaaccagcctggcaacata agctcacaagctatcagaaagttgtatggcaaccacctccggcgccaaatagaactggcagacatagacattcagtacaagaagaaaaagatggaaaatcttgcactggagtccgaaataaaaaagaggacaattaggaaactggaccttgaaataaaaaaacttgagagggag ctccaagaagatgacacag ctgatgaccatctatatgaaagatacaggttttctgcagatggcatcag tggagccttcctgtactcagtgggggatgcagaacagctgaacaaggccacaatttgccgcacaataaggagtgtgtgtctggctatcaaagcattagcagatgtcttcatctccttccctggccacagaagactctgtgacatcaaagaggagttctataggattgcag gtttccccaatgtcattggtgcagtggactgcacacacataaggataaaagccccctcaggtgcccatgaggccgattttgtgaataggaaatcctttcacagcattaatgttcag atggtctgcaatgctgactgtgtgatcagcaatgttgtggcaaaatggcctggctcagtccatgactccagaatctttcgggcctctgaaatctatcagtgcctatcacaag gtgaattctctggtgtgttgctgggagacagggggtatggctgccagccttttctcctgacacctttcacagacccccaggaagcacagcaggcctacaaccatgcccatgccaggaccagggccagagttgaaatgacctttggcctcctgaaggcacgctttcactgccttcacaaattaagggtcagccctgttagggcatgtgatattactgtggcttgtgctgtcctccacaatgtggcctgcctgaggaaggagagggcccccagagtgccaccagccatggactgggacaatccggcaatcttccctgatgacgacagtggtcggctgctgagggaccaatatgtgttgaattattttagttag
- the LOC136945449 gene encoding putative nuclease HARBI1 isoform X2 yields MATRAAYFSPSEAQILMEAYEEVKDIIKKKGNTATVIKQREKAWQSIADRLNALNMNGPKRTWQQVKIKYKNILQNAVKKNTHRQGTGGGSPKADLTPAEDMALELNKGRPVLEGIPGGKETSIGSSQDATRFIQVSGSTVFLLEPPAQAPDDADPGEGPSAAATAHDGDDDEEETISLDSRRHEDPDAIQWENQPGNISSQAIRKLYGNHLRRQIELADIDIQYKKKKMENLALESEIKKRTIRKLDLEIKKLERELQEDDTADDHLYERYRFSADGIRYLCRLLGPRIKHRTARSHALSVEQMVCVALRFFASGAFLYSVGDAEQLNKATICRTIRSVCLAIKALADVFISFPGHRRLCDIKEEFYRIAVDCTHIRIKAPSGAHEADFVNRKSFHSINVQMVCNADCVISNVVAKWPGSVHDSRIFRASEIYQCLSQGEFSGVLLGDRGYGCQPFLLTPFTDPQEAQQAYNHAHARTRARVEMTFGLLKARFHCLHKLRVSPVRACDITVACAVLHNVACLRKERAPRVPPAMDWDNPAIFPDDDSGRLLRDQYVLNYFS; encoded by the exons atggcaactagagccgcgtacttttccccgtcggaagcacaaatcctcatggaggcatacgaggaggtaaaagatataattaagaagaaaggcaacaccgccacagtgataaagcaaagagaaaaagcgtggcaaagtattgcagaccgcctgaatgc attaaacatgaacgggccaaaacggacatggcagcaggtcaaaatcaaatacaagaacattctgcagaatg cagtgaaaaagaatacccacagacaaggcacgggtggtgggtcaccaaaggctgaccttaccccagcagaggacatggccttggagctaaataaaggcaggcccgtcttagaggggatccctggggggaaagagacgagcataggttcctcccaagatgccacccgcttcattcaag tgtctggcagcactgtgttcctgttagagccaccagcacaagcaccagacgatgctgatcca ggtgaaggccccagtgcagcagcaacagcacatgatggagacgatgatgaggaggagaccatctctctggattccagaaggcatgag gacccagatgctatacagtgggaaaaccagcctggcaacata agctcacaagctatcagaaagttgtatggcaaccacctccggcgccaaatagaactggcagacatagacattcagtacaagaagaaaaagatggaaaatcttgcactggagtccgaaataaaaaagaggacaattaggaaactggaccttgaaataaaaaaacttgagagggag ctccaagaagatgacacag ctgatgaccatctatatgaaagatacaggttttctgcagatggcatcaggtatctatgcagactactgggtcccaggattaagcaccgcactgcacggagccatgcactgagtgtggagcaaatggtttgtgtggccttgcgcttttttgctagtggagccttcctgtactcagtgggggatgcagaacagctgaacaaggccacaatttgccgcacaataaggagtgtgtgtctggctatcaaagcattagcagatgtcttcatctccttccctggccacagaagactctgtgacatcaaagaggagttctataggattgcag tggactgcacacacataaggataaaagccccctcaggtgcccatgaggccgattttgtgaataggaaatcctttcacagcattaatgttcag atggtctgcaatgctgactgtgtgatcagcaatgttgtggcaaaatggcctggctcagtccatgactccagaatctttcgggcctctgaaatctatcagtgcctatcacaag gtgaattctctggtgtgttgctgggagacagggggtatggctgccagccttttctcctgacacctttcacagacccccaggaagcacagcaggcctacaaccatgcccatgccaggaccagggccagagttgaaatgacctttggcctcctgaaggcacgctttcactgccttcacaaattaagggtcagccctgttagggcatgtgatattactgtggcttgtgctgtcctccacaatgtggcctgcctgaggaaggagagggcccccagagtgccaccagccatggactgggacaatccggcaatcttccctgatgacgacagtggtcggctgctgagggaccaatatgtgttgaattattttagttag